The following coding sequences lie in one Trichoderma breve strain T069 chromosome 1, whole genome shotgun sequence genomic window:
- a CDS encoding HEAT repeats domain-containing protein, whose protein sequence is MSSATVASLRQSLCSEDTPLPVRFRALFSLKHVAKTDPESALAAIEAIAAAFASPSALLKHELAYCLGQTGNEAAIAPLRDVLSDLKEDPMCRHEAAEALGALGNASSLDLLRQFRDRAGEEVVVTETCEIAIDRIEWENSEARKQEKLRQSDFASVDPAPPMPESEKSVDELGRVLMDVNQPLFMRYRAMFALRDLASPPDCPTAVPAVNALAKGFADSSALFRHEIAFVFGQLSHPASIPALTEALSNTEEASMVRHEAAEALGSLGDEDGVEDILKRFLQDKEQVVRESVIVALDMAEYERGGQTEYALIPEVAGASA, encoded by the exons ATGTCTAGCGCTACTGTCGCAAGTCTCAGGCAGAGCCTCTGCTCTGAAGATACTCCCCTTCCTGTGCGCTTCCGTGCCCTGTTCTCTCTCAAACATGTCGCCAAAACCGACCCTGAATCCGCCCTTGCGGCTATCGAAGCCATCGCCGCTGCTTTCGCTTCGCCGTCTGCTCTGTTGAAGCACGAGCTCGCATATTGTCTTGGCCAGACCGGTAACGAGGCGGCTATTGCACCGCTGCGTGATGTCCTGTCAGATCTTAAGGAGGACCCCATGTGCAGACATGAGGCCGCTGAAGCTCTGGGCGCCTTGGGCAATGCATCCAGCTTGGATCTGCTCCGACAATTCAGAGATCGTGCTGGCGAGGAAGTTGTTGTTACAGAGACCTGTGAGATTGCCATTGATCGCATTGAATGGGAAAACTCCGAGGCAAGGAAGCAGGAGAAGCTGCGTCAAAG CGACTTTGCTTCAGTCGACCCGGCACCTCCTATGCCCGAGTCCGAAAAGTCGGTTGACGAACTCGGCAGAGTGCTGATGGATGTCAACCAGCCCCTCTTCATGCGATACCGTGCCATGTTTGCCCTCCGCGATctggcttctcctccagacTGCCCAACTGCTGTCCCTGCTGTCAACGCTCTAGCCAAGGGATTCGCCGACTCCTCAGCACTTTTCCGCCACGAGATTGCCTTCGTCTTTGGCCAGCTTTCACATCCTGCATCTATTCCTGCCCTTACTGAGGCCCTGAGCAACACCGAAGAGGCGAGCATGGTGCGTCACGAAGCTGCCGAGGCTCTAGGCAGTCTTGGtgacgaagacggcgtcGAGGACATCTTGAAGCGGTTCCTTCAAGACAAGGAGCAGGTTGTTCGTGAGAGTGTCATTGTAGCATTAGATATGGCTGAGTATGAGAGGGGTGGCCAGACGGAATATGCGTTGATCCCAGAAGTGGCCGGCGCCTCTGCATAG
- a CDS encoding transcription factor s-II (TFIIS) domain-containing protein, producing MAAIGSMVFCTDCGNLLPATKGTEQNVLSCECCSAENKDTGAKIIVTKSKPSDFPSFLRQKLQSSVQSVERHTLNTESTVRERCPNCGREEVKYTTVQLRSADEGSTVIYNCECGFSWHENN from the exons ATGGCTGCCATTGGGTCCATGGTGTTCTGCACCGACTGCGGAAACTTGCTTCCGGCGACCAAAGGAACCGAGCAGAATGTGCTGAGCTGCGAGTGCTGTAGCGCCGAAAATAAAG ATACTGGCGCAAAGATCATTGTGACAAAGTCCAAGCCCTCAGATTTCCCTTCTTTCCTGCGGCAAAAGCTGCAGTCCAGCGTCCAATCCGTCGAGCGTCACACACTCAACACCGAGAGCACGGTTCGCGAGCGATGTCCAAACTGCGGCCGAGAAGAAGTCAAATACACAACGGTGCAACTGCGGAGTGCCGACGAAGGCTCAACCGTTATCTATAACTGCGAGTGTGGATTCAGTTGGCACGAAAACAATTAA
- a CDS encoding HEAT repeat associated with sister chromatid cohesion domain-containing protein, with amino-acid sequence MQPRNMDYLEDGPSANHSAAASQNAISRPFTLQESLPYSPQTSTVPFVPEIIPDPNIGFGSPAPSISDIFPHSDFDRLNREALGQAHLPRNTKQAVDLVLHEIKPSQRTHYNFKSVLTGQATSRPGSLSQGLSPITRAVYEKVGGYFKATKPNVVNPHAVSVNGNKSRTVSKDMAIQPGSIENHAARIDNYEAPKPQSRIEVVIPSRRGGFDPSAYVDASQPQVELETPVLQAPSALPASPDGNLTAVSASSDVNFNYNPASFRVELPLSHIKRDEYLEVAHIPSAPENLSSRKKERYMALGDQGLVSSGGLDQQQRAEAALESLDSLMRNVFSAVGRALGMDSGYDHVVTLTPENEVVLNGATQQKMQGAIQKAIALKCFGRVPVEGLLQIMKLSDGSLKQVDGMDIRADESWDEAAFDSWVQQLAEVEVGMKAARTCLRILSGGREDKRLYSESIINRCVNIFKTVTEDIIIPLVELRNSTSANLFRMVLKHKKAVSSTFLNCQKLFATLAELVTKVELSESVFNTLEFTASKLIFVENAYFEKDSAVGVQRFDGIRSVAMDMLCQIFLIKPEQRQGIIDDILTSLEKLPVGKQSARHFKLSEGGSIQPVSALLMRLVQASSGRVEENEGGRTAVLKALGNGNNEMDEDNEKQGAQQHAVAIQELEAAAAPLSEGAGRNASYIINFIVKRAIGSTKSGDTPYRNLLDLFVEDFTTCLDSPDWPSAELLLRLLMLMMVQLFEAPKTPAPAKNMALELLGTMSAAISRLRSHVKKTANTFETTDVDDLSRYLAALACHVLEQKSSIEQIVAWDGPYRASLEFLQARLSDDPYLFSAVSFLITDWATRVHAGYDAIQDSEDERDWELGRLAYRLRMMIQDRRWLSNEYTFKAVSPAQAKLSYSIILLRSPLFESFGKILNILLGSMAGDQATVRSKSLKSINQVLETDPSILDGDSTVIQLILDCSSDSSTQVRDSALGLLGSCITLRPALESPLTPKIIDRFQDAGVGVRKRAMKLARDIYLRNHDSALRSSIANGLLRRVQDPDEGVRDLARQMIEEVWFAPFYGRDNSAAFQTSLTEHVALIIQTVKSGNVTEILDKVFQSILRPKDKSLEGPFAVCSHLVSSMFGLIDSGDSEEGGPTGRDALQVLTIFAKADPKLFSLEQIRLLKPHLASFSGTDELAAFRAVTVIYKRVLPQLPTVHSEFLTEIRLQLLKGIGKISSRGALDDLIACTKVVCDLLKDFGPLGNLVASGLLGIQKLGAGGAALDSKRINHLAAYSIIVGSVGKHCDLDQQMQIFKARFPKWQGDSVPRLIVDVLSPFSSPSQPLEARKASLEAIGLVCQSWPRNYVLAKVYTAFQQVFQEEVPILETMILKSFKEFLLTEERRSEAAAESGATEKKRELTVMGGTNFDDVASATTQRFLKDITRISLGSLDELAFLAMEVLGSINRQGLTHPKETGVTLMTLETSSNRKIAELAFMEHRSLHEKHETVLEREYVKAIQSAYNYQRDIVKDSHGAIPELFQPKLHLMMEVLKISKMKNRQRFLEKLCGLVNFDIAQLDASEEMPPHLDFSRFVIENMAFFEYQTVGELQTIVNMMEKIVSTTGAAVAHLIESEVFDLMGETVEAQATAEGESLVGLKVDPNRLRQLTTGAIILSCLWEARTHLRRLYGMGTSRHDGKAKALAKDLNKMPMKVQGVHGERFWDEVTAHVSSLETISKMAQKCKAFVELMNVDKELKVQDDDDEEMALEGPSTPSEGEEESTTPERGRKRKGVGTPGGRKKRARSGSQPRKRGRPRKGAESRDEDEDMEWI; translated from the exons ATGCAGCCACGCAACATGGACTACCTCGAGGATGGGCCAAGCGCCAACCACAGCGCGGCCGCCTCGCAAAACGCGATTTCACGACCTTTCACACTGCAAGAATCTTTGCCGTACTCACCCCAAACCTCCACTGTGCCGTTTGTTCCTG AAATCATCCCCGATCCCAACATAGGCTTTGGCTCGCCAGCTCCATCCATATCCGATATATTCCCCCACAGCGATTTCGACCGACTCAACAGAGAAGCTCTCGGGCAGGCTCACCTACCAAGAAACACAAAGCAGGCCGTTGACCTTGTGCTGCACGAAATAAAGCCATCCCAAAGAACGCACTA CAACTTCAAGTCCGTGTTGACAGGGCAGGCAACTTCACGGCCCGGAAGTCTTTCACAAGGACTATCTCCCATTACACGAGCCGTTTACGAAAAAGTCGGAGGCTACTTCAAGGCTACCAAGCCCAATGTTGTGAACCCTCATGCTGTTAGCGTGAACGGCAACAAGAGCCGAACCGTCTCGAAGGATATGGCTATACAGCCCGGCAGTATTGAGAATCACGCAGCTCGTATAGATAATTACGAGGCACCGAAGCCTCAGTCAAGGATAGAAGTGGTCATCCCGTCAAGACGAGGGGGCTTTGATCCCTCAGCTTATGTTGACGCTTCTCAGCCTCAAGTTGAGCTCGAGACTCCGGTGTTGCAGGCGCCGTCAGCGTTGCCTGCCAGCCCGGACGGTAATTTAACTGCCGTTTCTGCATCCTCTGATGTAAACTTCAACTACAATCCTGCCTCGTTTCGAGTTGAGCTTCCTTTGTCTCATATCAAGAGGGACGAGTACCTAGAAGTTGCCCATATACCGTCCGCCCCTGAGAACCTTTCTTCCCGTAAGAAAGAGAGGTATATGGCCCTAGGGGACCAGGGCCTCGTTAGCAGCGGCGGTCTTGACCAACAGCAGCGAGCTGAAGCCGCTCTAGAGTCTCTCGACTCGCTTATGCGCAACGTCTTCTCGGCGGTTGGTCGAGCTTTGGGGATGGACTCCGGATATGATCACGTCGTGACGCTGACGCCCGAGAATGAGGTCGTCTTGAATGGCGCGAcgcagcagaagatgcaAGGCGCTATCCAGAAGGCTATCGCACTTAAGTGCTTCGGTAGAGTTCCGGTGGAGGGCCTTCTCCAGATCATGAAACTCAGCGACGGTAGCCTGAAGCAGGTCGATGGCATGGATATCCGTGCTGATGAAAGCTGGGATGAAGCTGCCTTTGATTCGTGGGTTCAGCAGCTGGCAGAAGTTGAAGTAGGAATGAAAGCTGCGCGTACCTGTTTGCGAATCTTGTCTGGAGGCCGAGAAGACAAACGACTCTACTCGGaaagcatcatcaacagatgcgtcaacatcttcaagacTGTCACCGAAGACATAATAATCCCCCTCGTTGAGCTTCGAAACTCAACATCTGCCAACTTATTCCGAATGGTACTAAAGCATAAAAAGGCGGTGTCGTCTACTTTTCTCAACTGCCAGAAGTTGTTCGCCACACTTGCTGAGCTGGTGACGAAAGTAGAGCTCTCGGAAAGCGTCTTCAACACTCTAGAGTTTACCGCGTCCAAGCTTATCTTTGTCGAAAACGCCTATTTTGAGAAAGACTCAGCCGTCGGAGTCCAGCGGTTTGATGGAATTCGCAGTGTTGCTATGGACATGCTCTGCCAAATATTTCTTATCAAACCTGAGCAGCGACAGGGCATCATTGACGATATCCTCACCTCTCTAGAGAAGCTTCCCGTGGGAAAACAGAGCGCACGCCATTTTAAGCTTTCCGAAGGTGGAAGCATTCAACCGGTGTCGGCACTTCTCATGCGACTGGTCCAGGCTAGTTCTGGGAGGGTAGAAGAGAACGAGGGTGGTCGTACTGCAGTGCTTAAAGCTctcggcaatggcaataATGAGATGGACGAGGATAACGAGA AACAAGGCGCACAGCAGCACGCCGTTGCCATTcaagagctggaggcagcagctgcccCTCTCAGTGAAGGTGCCGGACGGAATGCTTCGTACATTATCAACTTTATTGTGAAGCGCGCTATTGGGTCGACGAAGTCGGGTGACACACCATATCGCAACCTTTTGGATCTCTTCGTCGAAGACTTCACGACATGTCTCGATTCCCCGGACTGGCCATCAGCCGAGCTGCTATTGCGCCTCCTCATGCTCATGATGGTGCAGTTGTTCGAGGCTCCCAAGACACCCGCTCCCGCCAAGAACATGgctcttgagctcctcgGTACCATGAGTGCGGCCATATCTCGCCTGCGATCTCACGTTAAAAAGACTGCCAACACATTCGAAACCACTGACGTCGACGATCTGTCGCGGTATTTGGCAGCGCTGGCTTGCCACGTCCTTGAACAGAAGAGCTCAATCGAGCAGATTGTGGCCTGGGATGGACCTTACCGTGCCTCGCTTGAGTTCCTGCAGGCTCGTCTATCAGATGACCCATATCTATTCAGCGCTGTGTCGTTCCTTATAACCGACTGGGCTACTCGGGTGCATGCGGGCTATGATGCAATCCAGGACagcgaagatgagagagactGGGAACTTGGACGTCTTGCTTACAGATTGCGGATGATGATTCAAGACCGCCGATGGCTCTCCAACGAATACACCTTCAAAGCTGTGAGCCCTGCTCAAGCCAAGCTTTCTTACTCCATTATTTTGCTGCGTTCTCCGCTCTTTGAGTCCTTTGGCAAGATTCTGAACATTCTCCTTGGTTCAATGGCTGGTGATCAAGCAACAGTCCGCAGCAAGAGCTTGAAAAGTATCAACCAGGTTCTCGAGACGGATCCATCCATTCTGGATGGGGATTCCACAGTGATCCAACTTATTCTAGATTGTTCGAGCGACTCCTCTACGCAAGTGAGAGACTCtgcccttggccttttggGAAGCTGTATCACGTTGAGGCCGGCTCTAGAATCTCCGTTGACACCCAAGATCATCGACCGCTTCCAAGACGCCGGTGTTGGTGTTAGGAAGCGAGCCATGAAGCTTGCCCGCGACATCTATCTCCGCAACCACGACAGTGCACTTCGCAGTTCTATAGCTAATGGCCTTCTCCGACGTGTACAAGATCCTGACGAAGGTGTTCGCGACCTTGCCCGCCAGATGATTGAAGAAGTCTGGTTTGCTCCTTTCTACGGCCGCGACAACTCGGCCGCATTCCAAACCTCTTTGACCGAACATGTGGCCCTGATCATCCAGACGGTCAAGTCAGGAAACGTGACGGAGATTCTAGACAAGGTGTTTCAGTCCATTCTTCGGCCGAAAGACAAGTCGCTGGAAGGTCCATTTGCTGTTTGCTCCCACCTGGTGAGCAGCATGTTTGGCCTCATCGATAGCGGAGATTCGGAGGAAGGAGGACCGACCGGCCGTGATGCCTTGCAAGTGCTCACAATCTTTGCCAAGGCCGACCCCAAGCTATTCAGTCTGGAGCAGATTAGACTTCTGAAACCTCATCTCGCAAGTTTCAGTGGCACCGACGAATTGGCAGCGTTTCGAGCCGTGACGGTCATCTACAAACGCGTACTTCCCCAGTTGCCCACAGTGCACTCTGAATTTTTGACCGAAATTCGCCTCCAGCTATTGAAAGGCATTGGAAAAATTTCCTCTCGTGGAGCCTTGGATGACTTGATCGCATGTACCAAAGTAGTCTGCGATTTGCTCAAAGACTTTGGACCATTGGGCAATCTAGTCGCATCCGGTCTGCTGGGTATTCAGAAACTAGGAGCTGGGGGTGCTGCCCTGGATAGCAAGAGGATCAACCATCTGGCTGCTTACTCTATCATTGTTGGCAGCGTTGGGAAGCATTGCGACCTGGATCAGCAGATGCAAATATTCAAGGCTCGCTTTCCCAAATGGCAGGGCGACTCGGTTCCTCGGCTCATTGTGGATGTGCTATCGCCATTCTCCTCACCTTCCCAGCCGTTGGAGGCACGAAAGGCATCTCTCGAAGCGATTGGCCTGGTTTGCCAGTCCTGGCCGCGAAATTACGTGTTGGCCAAGGTTTACACAGCGTTCCAGCAGGTTTTCCAAGAGGAGGTTCCTATTCTGGAAACAATGATTCTCAAGTCATTCAAAGAATTCCTCCTCACGGAAGAAAGGCGATCCGAAGCTGCCGCCGAGTCTGGGGCgacggagaaaaagagagagttgaCGGTGATGGGCGGCACTAACTTTGACGACGTTGCCAGTGCTACTACTCAAAGGTTCCTCAAAGACATTACGCGAATCTCCTTGGGAAGCCTAGATGAACTCGCCTTTTTAGCTATGGAAGTCCTGGGCAGCATCAACCGTCAAGGTCTGACGCACCCCAAGGAGACGGGAGTGACACTGATGACGCTAGAGACATCGTCAAACCGAAAGATTGCGGAACTCGCTTTTATGGAGCATCGATCACTTCATGAGAAGCACGAGACAGTGCTTGAAAGAGAATACGTCAAGGCAATCCAATCGGCTTATAACTACCAGCGAGACATTGTCAAAGACTCCCACGGGGCGATTCCTGAGTTGTTCCAACCCAAGCTGCATCTTATGATGGAAGTGTTGAAGATTAGCAAAATGAAGAACAGGCAgcgcttcttggagaagctgtgtGGACTGGTCAACTTTGACATTGCCCAGCTGGACGCGAGTGAAGAGATGCCGCCACACCTCGACTTTTCCCGGTTCGTCATCGAGAACATGGCCTTTTTCGAGTATCAAACGGTTGGAGAGCTTCAGACAATTGTGAacatgatggagaagattgtGAGTACAACAGGCGCAGCAGTTGCCCACCTAATTGAGTCGGAAGTATTCGAC CTCATGGGCGAGACGGTTGAAGCGCAGGCGACTGCGGAGGGGGAATCCCTCGTCGGCCTCAAAGTAGACCCCAATCGACTTCGCCAGTTGACTACCGGGGCCATTATTCTTTCTTGCCTGTGGGAAGCCCGCACACATCTCCGGCGCCTGTATGGAATGGGAACAAGCCGACACGACGGCAAAGCcaaggctttggccaagGACCTCAACAAGATGCCGATGAAAGTACAGGGAGTTCACGGAGAGCGATTCTGGGACGAGGTGACGGCGCATGTGAGCAGCCTGGAGACGATCAGCAAAATGGCACAGAAGTGTAAGGCGTTTGTGGAGCTGATGAACGTcgacaaggagctcaaggtgcaagacgacgacgacgaggagatggcaTTGGAGGGGCCGAGTACGCCTagcgaaggcgaagaagagagcacAACACCGGAACGGGGTCGCAAGAGGAAAGGCGTAGGCACTCCCGGAGGCCGCAAAAAGCGAGCTCGCTCAGGATCTCAGCCACGCAAACGGGGTCGTCCACGTAAAGGAGCGGAGTCAcgcgatgaagacgaagatatGGAATGGATCTAG